The following coding sequences are from one Devosia neptuniae window:
- a CDS encoding circularly permuted type 2 ATP-grasp protein, giving the protein MAETAPFDEMYNADGSVREPYRALNAWLEEQPDKALTLMQSDAEAIFRKLGITFAVYGSEEGTEKVIPFDVIPRIIAAQEWRKLSKGIEQRVKALNAFLYDIYHRQEILKAGRIPEKLILQNAAFAPEMMGLEPAKGVYAHIIGVDIVRVGPDEYYVLEDNLRTPSGVSYMLEDREAMMQLAPDLFHRCKVAPVETYPENLRRTLESVAPASAGQSPNIAVLTPGIYNSAYFEHSFLADQMGAQLCEGPDLFVDGGKVYMRTTTGPERVDVIYRRIDDDYLDPLTFRPDSMLGVPGLFNAYRAGNVTLVNAPGTGIADDKAVYTYVPEIIEFYLGEKALLNNVPTYNCTDEEQRNWVLANIADLVVKEVHGSGGYGMMVGPTSTKAMHAEFKKKIEARPDNYIVQPTLALSTCPTYVNAGVAPRHVDLRPYVLVGDKVRITPGGLTRVALKKGSLVVNSSQGGGTKDTWVLED; this is encoded by the coding sequence ATGGCCGAAACTGCGCCGTTCGATGAAATGTACAATGCGGATGGTTCTGTCCGCGAACCTTATCGGGCCCTGAACGCCTGGCTGGAGGAACAGCCCGACAAAGCCCTGACCTTGATGCAATCGGATGCGGAAGCGATTTTCCGCAAGCTGGGCATCACCTTTGCGGTTTACGGCTCGGAAGAAGGCACCGAAAAGGTCATCCCGTTCGATGTGATTCCGCGCATCATCGCGGCACAGGAATGGCGCAAGCTCTCCAAGGGGATCGAGCAGCGCGTCAAGGCACTCAACGCGTTTTTGTATGACATCTATCACCGCCAGGAAATTCTGAAGGCGGGGCGCATTCCCGAAAAGCTGATCCTGCAGAATGCCGCCTTTGCCCCCGAAATGATGGGGCTGGAGCCGGCCAAGGGCGTTTATGCCCATATTATCGGGGTCGATATCGTGCGGGTGGGACCGGACGAATATTACGTGCTGGAAGACAATCTGCGCACGCCGTCGGGGGTCAGCTATATGCTGGAAGACCGTGAGGCGATGATGCAACTGGCGCCCGACCTGTTCCACCGCTGCAAGGTAGCACCGGTGGAAACTTACCCGGAAAACCTGCGGCGGACGCTAGAAAGCGTGGCGCCCGCCAGCGCGGGGCAGTCGCCCAATATCGCGGTACTGACGCCGGGCATTTATAACTCGGCCTATTTCGAGCATTCGTTCCTGGCCGACCAGATGGGCGCCCAGCTCTGCGAGGGGCCGGACCTGTTTGTCGATGGCGGCAAGGTTTACATGCGGACGACGACCGGACCGGAGCGGGTAGATGTGATCTATCGCCGGATCGACGACGATTATCTCGACCCCCTTACCTTCCGGCCTGATTCCATGCTGGGCGTGCCGGGCCTGTTCAACGCCTATCGGGCGGGCAATGTGACGCTGGTCAATGCGCCGGGAACCGGGATTGCCGATGACAAGGCGGTCTATACCTATGTGCCCGAAATCATCGAATTCTATCTCGGGGAAAAGGCGCTGCTGAACAATGTGCCGACCTATAATTGCACCGACGAGGAGCAGCGCAATTGGGTGCTGGCCAATATTGCTGATCTCGTGGTCAAGGAAGTGCATGGCTCGGGCGGCTATGGGATGATGGTGGGGCCGACCTCGACCAAGGCCATGCATGCCGAGTTCAAAAAGAAGATCGAAGCGCGGCCGGACAATTACATCGTGCAGCCGACCTTGGCGCTCTCGACCTGCCCCACTTACGTCAATGCCGGGGTGGCGCCGCGCCATGTGGATTTGCGGCCCTATGTGCTGGTGGGCGACAAGGTGCGGATCACGCCGGGCGGGTTGACGCGGGTGGCGCTGAAAAAGGGCTCGCTGGTGGTCAATTCGAGCCAGGGCGGCGGGACCAAGGATACGTGGGTGCTGGAAGATTGA
- a CDS encoding cupin domain-containing protein produces MVHVLRAADRPPSKSRTIRFEGDGYGTGISFFSVDNDPGQGPGLHVHPYAETWIVKSGRARVVAGDEVIEVGPNDIAVVPGGVPHKFTNIGPGRLEIVCIHAAGTMVQENLE; encoded by the coding sequence ATGGTGCATGTATTGCGCGCGGCGGACAGACCACCGAGCAAGAGCCGGACGATCCGGTTCGAGGGGGATGGCTATGGCACCGGCATTTCGTTTTTCTCGGTGGACAATGATCCGGGGCAAGGGCCGGGACTGCATGTGCATCCCTATGCCGAAACCTGGATCGTCAAATCGGGGCGGGCGCGCGTGGTGGCGGGGGATGAGGTGATCGAGGTGGGGCCGAACGATATTGCGGTGGTGCCGGGCGGGGTGCCGCACAAATTCACCAATATCGGGCCGGGGCGGCTGGAGATCGTGTGCATCCATGCCGCCGGGACGATGGTGCAGGAGAATTTGGAGTAG
- a CDS encoding alpha-glucosidase family protein produces MADWWRGGVIYQVYPRSFQDSNGDGVGDLPGILRRLDHIAGLGVDCIWLSPITQSPQEDMGYDVSNYIDVDPLFGTMEDFDSLIERAHALGLKVIMDQVVSHTSDQHPWFRESRLSRDNARADWYVWADPLPDGSPPNNWPAVFGGRAWEWNPTRGQYYLHNFLASQPDLNFHNAEVQDAVLDIMRFWLERGIDGFRLDTVNYYFHDKKLRSNPPNKRDEHLPYAVNPYDMQEHKYSKSQPENVAFLQRVRALLDQFPGATSVGEVGDSHKAVELMAEYTSGGDKLHMCYSFEFLGPQFTAKHFRTRIEQFFKHSKDGWPCWSFSNHDVPRHITRWAPHSVDPAALGRQAAALLLSLKGSVCLYQGEELGLPETDLIFEELTDPRGIRFWPEDKGRDGCRTPMPWDDGEAPNGFTTGTPWLPVKPPQSALNAALQNADANSTLAFYRAILAWRRSHPVLSDGDIDFLKTPEPILAFRRTGPDATMLCVFNLSAEPQQLTLTGANAAPEAISQHAGLDNGALTLGPNGYAFIAVSDGKVKLG; encoded by the coding sequence ATGGCTGATTGGTGGCGCGGTGGTGTGATCTACCAGGTGTATCCGCGCTCCTTCCAGGACAGCAACGGCGACGGGGTCGGCGATCTGCCCGGCATTCTGCGCCGGCTCGATCATATTGCGGGCCTGGGCGTCGATTGCATCTGGCTCTCCCCCATCACCCAATCCCCGCAAGAGGATATGGGTTACGACGTCTCCAACTATATCGATGTCGATCCGCTCTTCGGCACCATGGAGGATTTCGATAGCCTGATCGAGCGCGCCCACGCCCTGGGCCTCAAGGTCATCATGGACCAGGTGGTCAGCCACACCTCCGACCAGCATCCCTGGTTCCGCGAGTCCCGCCTGTCGCGCGATAATGCCCGTGCCGATTGGTATGTCTGGGCCGATCCGCTCCCCGATGGCTCCCCACCCAATAATTGGCCCGCCGTGTTCGGCGGCCGCGCCTGGGAATGGAACCCCACCCGCGGCCAATATTACCTGCACAATTTCCTCGCCAGCCAGCCCGACCTCAACTTCCATAACGCCGAGGTGCAGGACGCCGTCCTCGATATCATGCGCTTCTGGCTCGAGCGCGGCATCGACGGCTTCCGGCTGGACACCGTCAATTACTATTTCCACGACAAGAAACTGCGCTCCAACCCGCCCAACAAGCGCGACGAGCATCTGCCCTATGCGGTCAATCCCTATGACATGCAGGAGCACAAATATTCCAAGAGCCAGCCGGAAAACGTCGCCTTCCTGCAGCGCGTCCGCGCCCTGCTCGACCAATTCCCCGGCGCCACCTCGGTGGGCGAGGTCGGCGACAGCCACAAGGCCGTGGAACTGATGGCCGAATACACCTCGGGCGGCGACAAGCTGCACATGTGCTATTCCTTCGAGTTCCTGGGCCCCCAATTCACCGCCAAGCACTTCCGCACCCGCATCGAGCAATTCTTCAAGCACAGCAAAGATGGCTGGCCCTGCTGGAGCTTTTCCAACCACGACGTGCCCCGCCACATCACCCGCTGGGCGCCCCACAGCGTCGATCCCGCCGCCCTGGGCCGCCAGGCCGCCGCGCTCCTCCTCAGTCTCAAGGGCTCGGTCTGCCTCTATCAGGGCGAGGAACTGGGCCTGCCCGAAACTGACCTCATCTTCGAGGAACTGACCGATCCGCGCGGCATCCGCTTCTGGCCCGAAGACAAGGGCCGCGACGGCTGCCGCACCCCCATGCCCTGGGACGATGGCGAGGCCCCCAACGGCTTCACCACCGGAACGCCATGGCTGCCGGTCAAGCCACCCCAATCCGCCCTCAACGCCGCCCTGCAAAATGCCGACGCCAACTCCACCCTGGCCTTCTACCGCGCCATCCTCGCCTGGCGCCGCAGCCACCCCGTCCTCAGCGACGGCGATATCGATTTCCTCAAAACCCCCGAACCGATCCTAGCCTTCCGCCGCACCGGCCCCGACGCGACCATGCTCTGCGTCTTTAACCTCTCCGCCGAACCGCAACAGCTCACGCTAACCGGCGCAAACGCAGCGCCCGAGGCGATCTCCCAACACGCCGGCCTCGACAATGGCGCACTCACCCTCGGCCCCAACGGCTACGCCTTCATCGCCGTATCCGACGGCAAGGTGAAACTAGGCTAG
- a CDS encoding AEC family transporter, which produces MLAIITVIAPVFALMALGYGAVRFRLFPADGIKSLIAFVNNFATPCLLFHSLLTSDFRSAFNLAIIVPFYAGALVCFALGIFIAIKFFRTRPGEGVSAAFSGTFTNTVLVGLPIIQRAYGPEALPVTLSIIGLHGAILLTIGMVTMELVRRDGQSLGKTLIVAGKRVGSNPLIWGIAAGMIASFAGVTLIEPAEAFFVMMSQAVVPAALFGVGGALNEYKLSDSWKHALVASSIKLILHPAIAYGLMIWVFHVDMAIARYGILLSAMPVGVNAYIFATYYNRSVSVATNTVLITTLASAVTISGWLYILSL; this is translated from the coding sequence TGCCCTGATGGCGCTTGGCTATGGCGCCGTGCGCTTCCGCCTGTTCCCCGCCGATGGCATCAAGAGCCTAATCGCCTTCGTGAACAATTTCGCGACGCCCTGCCTGCTGTTTCATTCCCTGCTCACCAGCGATTTCCGCTCGGCGTTCAACCTCGCCATCATCGTGCCCTTCTATGCCGGCGCGCTGGTCTGCTTTGCCCTCGGCATCTTCATCGCCATCAAATTCTTCCGCACCCGCCCGGGCGAGGGCGTCTCCGCCGCCTTTTCAGGCACCTTCACCAATACGGTGCTGGTCGGCCTGCCCATCATCCAGCGCGCCTATGGCCCTGAAGCGCTCCCGGTCACGCTCTCTATCATTGGCCTCCATGGCGCGATCCTGCTCACCATCGGCATGGTCACCATGGAATTGGTCCGCCGCGATGGCCAATCCCTGGGCAAAACCCTCATCGTCGCCGGCAAGCGCGTCGGCTCCAATCCGCTGATCTGGGGCATTGCGGCGGGCATGATTGCCTCCTTCGCCGGCGTCACCCTGATCGAGCCGGCCGAAGCCTTCTTCGTCATGATGAGCCAGGCCGTGGTCCCCGCCGCCCTGTTCGGCGTCGGCGGCGCGCTTAATGAATATAAGCTCAGCGACAGCTGGAAGCACGCACTGGTCGCTTCCTCCATCAAGCTGATCCTCCACCCCGCCATCGCCTATGGCTTGATGATCTGGGTGTTCCATGTCGACATGGCCATCGCCCGCTACGGCATCCTGCTCTCCGCCATGCCGGTCGGGGTCAACGCCTATATCTTTGCCACCTATTACAATCGCAGCGTCAGCGTCGCCACCAATACGGTGCTGATCACCACCCTGGCCTCGGCAGTCACAATTTCGGGCTGGCTCTATATTCTGAGCCTTTAA
- a CDS encoding M20 aminoacylase family protein, translating into MPVLNRIAEFHDEITAWRRDFHTHPEILFDVERTAGKVAELLAEFGVDEIVTGLGRTGVVGIINGRSNDSGKTIGLRADMDALPVTEKTGKDYASSVNGRMHACGHDGHTAMLLGAAKYLAETRNFDGRVAVIFQPAEEGGGGGKEMVRDGLMERFGISEVYGMHNWPGMPIGHFGIRVGGIMAATDRFYIDITGVGGHAARPQQTIDPIMVAAHLVTALQTIVSRNVDPLKSAVVSVTMVEAGEADNVISRTAKITGTVRTLDGEVQDFIEARLGEMVPQFAASFGASASIRYARGYPVTVNEPGRTAFAAEVAAEVAGPDRVDADVPPSMGGEDFSFMLEERPGAYIFLGNGDSSELHTDTYDFNDAVIPVGASYWVRLAEKAMPVG; encoded by the coding sequence ATGCCCGTGTTGAACCGAATTGCCGAATTTCATGACGAGATTACCGCCTGGCGACGGGATTTCCACACGCATCCGGAAATCCTTTTCGATGTGGAGCGGACGGCGGGCAAGGTCGCGGAATTGCTGGCGGAGTTCGGGGTCGATGAAATCGTGACCGGGCTGGGCCGGACCGGGGTGGTGGGCATCATCAATGGCCGCAGCAATGACAGCGGCAAGACGATCGGGCTGCGCGCGGATATGGATGCGCTGCCGGTGACGGAAAAGACCGGGAAGGACTATGCCAGCAGTGTCAACGGCCGGATGCATGCCTGTGGGCATGACGGGCACACGGCCATGCTGCTGGGCGCGGCGAAATATCTGGCCGAGACACGCAATTTCGACGGGCGGGTGGCGGTGATTTTCCAGCCGGCGGAAGAAGGCGGCGGCGGCGGCAAGGAAATGGTGCGCGACGGGCTGATGGAGCGCTTCGGCATTTCCGAAGTCTATGGCATGCACAATTGGCCGGGCATGCCGATTGGGCATTTCGGCATTCGGGTTGGCGGCATCATGGCGGCGACCGACCGGTTCTACATCGATATTACCGGCGTGGGCGGGCATGCGGCGCGGCCGCAGCAGACGATCGACCCGATCATGGTGGCAGCACATCTGGTGACGGCGCTGCAGACCATTGTGTCGCGCAATGTCGACCCGCTCAAAAGCGCCGTGGTGTCGGTGACCATGGTCGAGGCAGGGGAAGCCGATAATGTGATTTCCCGGACCGCCAAGATTACCGGGACGGTGCGCACGCTGGATGGCGAAGTGCAGGATTTTATCGAGGCGCGGCTGGGCGAGATGGTGCCCCAGTTTGCCGCGAGCTTTGGCGCAAGTGCGAGCATTCGCTATGCGCGGGGCTATCCGGTGACGGTGAACGAGCCGGGGCGGACGGCTTTTGCGGCTGAGGTCGCGGCTGAGGTGGCGGGGCCGGACCGGGTGGATGCGGACGTGCCGCCATCGATGGGCGGGGAGGATTTTTCCTTCATGCTGGAGGAGCGGCCGGGGGCCTATATATTCCTGGGCAATGGGGACAGCTCGGAACTGCATACCGATACGTATGATTTCAACGACGCGGTTATTCCGGTGGGCGCGAGCTATTGGGTGCGGCTGGCGGAGAAGGCGATGCCGGTGGGGTAG
- a CDS encoding alpha-E domain-containing protein, whose protein sequence is MMLGRTAQNLFWLSRYVERAENMARLLEVGYRMSLTSRREGGSSEHLMSMMQAAEVDEAFAAKHKTADVDTVAHFMMFDPDNSSSVYSCLQAARTNARSVRTAITTDMWESMNGAWLEYSQIKPRDVRGAKLLGLLQWVKQRSHEFRGALLGTILRDDGFAFLQAGNFVERADNTARILDMKYYVLLPRATLVGGDLDIQQWTLILRAASAHRSYRHVYHDRYKAQNIADFLILRPEMPRSLNFCAQFVQQNLNLLADFYGRQQACQEAASQLLAMVEDTSMEKIFTHGLHEFLTEFIARNNRVTDALSESYNFY, encoded by the coding sequence ATGATGCTGGGACGGACGGCACAAAATCTGTTCTGGCTATCGCGCTATGTGGAGCGGGCGGAGAATATGGCGCGGTTGCTGGAGGTCGGCTATCGCATGAGCCTGACCAGCCGGCGCGAGGGCGGGTCGAGCGAGCATTTGATGTCGATGATGCAGGCGGCGGAGGTCGATGAGGCGTTTGCCGCCAAGCACAAGACGGCCGATGTGGATACGGTCGCGCATTTCATGATGTTCGACCCGGATAATTCGAGCTCGGTCTATTCGTGCCTGCAGGCGGCGCGGACCAATGCGCGCTCGGTGCGCACCGCCATCACCACCGATATGTGGGAGAGCATGAACGGGGCGTGGCTGGAATATTCCCAGATCAAGCCGCGCGATGTGCGGGGGGCCAAGCTCTTGGGCCTGTTGCAATGGGTGAAGCAGCGCAGCCATGAATTCCGCGGGGCGCTGCTGGGTACGATTTTGCGCGACGATGGCTTCGCATTTCTGCAGGCGGGCAATTTCGTGGAGCGGGCGGATAATACGGCGCGCATCCTGGACATGAAATATTATGTGCTGCTGCCGCGCGCCACGCTGGTGGGGGGCGATCTCGATATTCAGCAATGGACGCTGATCTTGCGGGCGGCCTCGGCGCATCGCAGCTATCGGCATGTCTATCACGACCGCTACAAGGCGCAGAATATCGCCGATTTCCTGATCCTGCGGCCGGAAATGCCGCGCTCGCTGAATTTTTGTGCGCAATTCGTGCAGCAGAATCTCAATCTGCTGGCCGATTTTTATGGGCGCCAGCAGGCCTGCCAGGAGGCGGCGAGCCAATTGCTGGCCATGGTGGAGGACACCAGCATGGAAAAGATCTTCACCCATGGGCTGCATGAATTCCTCACCGAATTCATTGCTCGCAACAACCGGGTGACCGATGCGCTGTCCGAAAGCTACAATTTCTATTAA
- a CDS encoding 2-hydroxyacid dehydrogenase, translating into MTIEILQTGKLLASCEAALAQRYTVHKLHEQADPKAWLAENGARIRAHAGSGVQADLMDALPNLEIIASFGVGYDNIDTKAAKARNIRVTNTPDVLNDAVAELTIGLMIALARRIPQADQYVRQGKWQPGASMPLFSELTGKTLGILGLGRIGKEIASRAQAMKMRVVYHGRHRQLSEPHIYYDNLVDMARDSDWLVIIAPGGKGTERIVSREVLTALGPKGMLVNVARGTLVDEPAMLELLQNGGLGGAALDVFENEPSVPQAFFALDNVVLSPHQGSATVQTRDAMGAMLVANLDAHFAGEPLLSQVV; encoded by the coding sequence ATGACCATCGAAATCCTGCAAACCGGCAAGCTCCTCGCCAGCTGCGAAGCCGCCCTCGCCCAGCGCTACACTGTCCATAAACTGCACGAACAGGCCGACCCAAAGGCCTGGCTAGCCGAAAACGGCGCCCGCATCCGTGCCCATGCCGGCTCGGGCGTGCAGGCCGATCTGATGGATGCGCTGCCCAATCTTGAAATCATCGCCAGCTTCGGCGTCGGCTACGACAATATCGACACCAAGGCCGCCAAGGCCCGCAATATCCGCGTCACCAACACACCCGACGTGCTCAACGACGCGGTGGCCGAGCTCACCATCGGCCTGATGATCGCCTTGGCCCGCCGCATTCCCCAGGCCGATCAATATGTCCGCCAGGGCAAGTGGCAGCCCGGCGCCAGCATGCCGCTGTTTTCCGAACTGACCGGCAAGACCCTGGGCATTCTGGGCCTGGGCCGTATCGGCAAGGAAATTGCCTCCCGCGCCCAGGCAATGAAGATGCGCGTGGTCTATCACGGCCGCCACCGCCAGCTTTCCGAGCCGCATATCTATTACGATAACCTGGTGGATATGGCCCGCGACAGCGATTGGCTGGTCATCATCGCCCCCGGCGGCAAGGGCACCGAACGCATCGTGTCGCGCGAGGTTCTCACCGCCCTGGGTCCCAAGGGCATGCTGGTCAATGTCGCTCGCGGCACGCTGGTGGACGAGCCGGCCATGCTCGAGCTGCTGCAGAATGGCGGCCTGGGCGGCGCCGCGCTCGACGTCTTCGAAAACGAGCCCAGCGTCCCCCAAGCCTTCTTCGCCCTCGACAATGTCGTCCTCTCCCCCCACCAGGGCAGCGCCACGGTACAAACCCGCGACGCCATGGGCGCCATGCTCGTCGCCAATCTCGACGCCCACTTCGCCGGCGAACCCCTACTCAGCCAGGTGGTTTAG
- a CDS encoding PepSY domain-containing protein — protein sequence MIKLFMTIAAAGLALGAAALPAQANTLSANTVSPVSCDTSYSVRHHEFGIEQGLKREGYNVSSVNDWNGCVQAFITKTDGSQTMAFFDPLTLKPVGPNAAKG from the coding sequence ATGATCAAGCTTTTCATGACAATAGCCGCCGCCGGCCTGGCTCTGGGTGCCGCTGCCCTGCCCGCGCAGGCCAATACGCTCTCGGCCAATACGGTATCGCCAGTGAGTTGCGACACCAGCTATTCGGTGCGGCACCACGAATTTGGCATCGAACAGGGGCTCAAGCGCGAGGGCTATAATGTGTCCAGCGTGAATGACTGGAATGGCTGCGTGCAGGCCTTCATCACCAAGACGGATGGCAGCCAGACCATGGCGTTTTTCGATCCGCTGACGCTCAAGCCGGTGGGGCCGAATGCGGCGAAGGGATAG
- a CDS encoding transglutaminase family protein, whose product MRIAIRHQLSVTPPAGTANAVLQLLLTPQSGPTQTVESWSVEMAGIGNAGRFSDAYGNIAHLVNQSRPEGDLVVTVKGVIETTDRHGVLGRVGGEPVPALYRRVTPLTKAPVTLYGKYRNARESRLDVLHGLMARVGEMLGTDEAPAQSQMQADGGQSQSQGGVDKPLPPASDYAHSFVGGARALDIPARYVTGYLVDAEDGVAAFHAWAEAFDDGLGWIGFDPRLQMCPTDRHVRLAAGLDGLSTQPLRLVPAGDGVKEIEISVAAA is encoded by the coding sequence ATGCGCATTGCCATACGCCACCAGCTCAGCGTGACACCGCCGGCGGGCACGGCCAACGCCGTGCTGCAATTGCTGCTGACGCCGCAAAGCGGACCGACGCAAACCGTAGAAAGCTGGAGCGTCGAAATGGCGGGGATCGGCAATGCCGGCCGCTTTAGCGACGCCTATGGCAATATCGCGCATCTGGTGAACCAGAGCCGGCCCGAAGGGGACCTAGTGGTGACAGTCAAGGGCGTGATCGAGACGACCGACCGGCATGGCGTGCTCGGAAGGGTCGGGGGTGAACCGGTGCCGGCGCTCTATCGCCGGGTGACGCCGCTGACCAAGGCCCCGGTTACGCTCTATGGCAAATATCGCAATGCGCGGGAAAGCCGGCTCGATGTGCTGCATGGGCTGATGGCGCGGGTGGGCGAAATGCTGGGCACCGATGAAGCGCCGGCGCAGAGCCAGATGCAGGCCGATGGCGGGCAGAGCCAGAGCCAGGGCGGGGTGGACAAGCCCCTGCCCCCGGCCAGCGATTATGCGCATAGCTTTGTCGGCGGCGCGCGGGCGCTCGATATTCCGGCGCGCTATGTAACGGGCTATCTGGTGGACGCCGAGGATGGCGTGGCCGCGTTCCATGCCTGGGCGGAAGCCTTTGACGACGGGTTGGGCTGGATCGGGTTCGATCCGCGGCTGCAGATGTGCCCCACCGACCGGCATGTGCGGCTGGCAGCGGGGCTGGACGGGCTCTCGACGCAACCCCTGCGGCTGGTGCCGGCGGGGGATGGGGTCAAAGAGATCGAGATCAGCGTCGCGGCGGCTTAA
- a CDS encoding AbrB family transcriptional regulator has product MSIGSPLVKNLYPTLLTLAISAGGGAVATALGMPAGWLMGGALAVTAAAMAGLPMRIPNRLRDVVFVLVGMMMGASVAPDSLSLIASWPVSLAALALELVLIISLTGWMLSSVFKLDTGTAYMSSFPGHLSFVMGIASAGVGEPRQIAIIQVIRILMLTIVVPIGAMFLPIDHFVPPVASEFLDVWQLLALAAGCIAVGLVFIRLKVPAGLVLGAMAAATAAKLGGLYTEAMPGPLVVLTFILVGAQIGSRFAGITAREFIAAAKGGIVATAMTVGIVTIMAWIVSLLVDMPYGQIWLGLSPGALEGMGALGIALGYDTAFIAAHHVIRLLMLSFAIPAVVVLIRRREKPA; this is encoded by the coding sequence ATGTCTATTGGTTCTCCTCTCGTCAAAAATCTCTACCCTACCCTGCTGACCCTGGCCATTTCGGCGGGTGGGGGTGCCGTCGCAACGGCACTCGGCATGCCGGCGGGGTGGCTGATGGGGGGTGCGCTGGCGGTGACGGCGGCGGCGATGGCTGGACTGCCGATGCGCATTCCCAATCGGCTGCGGGATGTGGTGTTCGTGCTGGTGGGCATGATGATGGGAGCGAGCGTTGCGCCCGATAGTTTGAGCCTGATTGCCAGTTGGCCGGTGAGTCTCGCAGCGCTGGCACTGGAACTGGTGCTGATCATTTCGCTGACCGGCTGGATGCTGTCGTCGGTGTTCAAGCTCGATACCGGCACGGCCTATATGAGCTCGTTTCCGGGGCATCTGTCATTTGTGATGGGCATTGCCTCGGCGGGGGTGGGCGAGCCGCGCCAGATCGCCATTATCCAGGTGATCCGCATTTTGATGCTGACCATTGTGGTGCCAATCGGCGCGATGTTTTTGCCGATCGATCATTTTGTGCCGCCGGTGGCGAGTGAGTTCCTCGATGTCTGGCAATTGCTAGCGCTGGCGGCGGGATGCATTGCGGTGGGGCTGGTGTTTATCCGGCTCAAAGTGCCGGCAGGGCTGGTGCTGGGCGCCATGGCGGCGGCGACGGCGGCCAAGCTGGGCGGGCTTTATACCGAGGCCATGCCGGGGCCACTGGTGGTGCTGACCTTTATTCTGGTGGGGGCGCAGATCGGCTCGCGCTTTGCCGGGATTACCGCCAGGGAATTCATTGCGGCGGCCAAGGGCGGGATCGTGGCGACGGCGATGACGGTGGGCATTGTGACCATCATGGCGTGGATCGTCAGCCTGCTGGTGGACATGCCCTATGGGCAGATCTGGCTGGGGCTATCGCCCGGCGCGCTGGAGGGCATGGGCGCGCTGGGGATTGCGCTGGGCTATGACACGGCGTTTATTGCGGCACACCATGTGATCCGGCTGCTGATGCTGAGCTTTGCCATTCCGGCGGTGGTGGTGTTGATCCGGCGGCGGGAAAAGCCGGCGTGA